From the Thermomicrobiales bacterium genome, the window ACTGGCCCCTCGGGTCGAGGAGGTGCCATTGTCGCTGCGCCACCACGGCTGCGGTTCGCGTTGTCGCCTCGGTTTGATCCTCGTCGACCGCCGCGTGGACGACCCCTTGATGGTCCGCCTCCGCGCCTGTTCCCTCCACTCATCGTGAGCTCCTCTCCTCGTTTCGTGACATTCCCGGCGGGGCAACGATGCTGGTCAAACGGCAGGAGCCGAGTCATCCGGCGGGAAATGTGTCTGTGCGTATTCACGCAGACTTTCGCGCGTAACGTCATCGAGCGTCACTTTGAGAGCCCGGTCGATGAGACGCGAATCGATCGCACGTTGCCAGCACGATCGTCGGCGACAGAGATAGGCGCCGCGCCCATTGCGCTTTCCAGTTGTGTCCACCTCGACGCTTCCCTCAGGAGTGCGAACGAGGCGGACGTAATTCCGCTTCGCGTCGTGCTCGCGGCACGCAACGCAGAGCCGCTGCGGCA encodes:
- a CDS encoding YlxR family protein; this encodes MANPAPAQRNRKGPRPRHVPQRLCVACREHDAKRNYVRLVRTPEGSVEVDTTGKRNGRGAYLCRRRSCWQRAIDSRLIDRALKVTLDDVTRESLREYAQTHFPPDDSAPAV